CGCGCGCCCACGACCGTCAGCATGCGCTTACGGTCGACCTTTCGTCGCTTCGCCGGAGTGGGGATCTCACGACGCCCTGAGAGGTAGTCGCCCGTCATGGACGCCTTCTCGCCCAGCAGTGCGTTGTAGGGCCCGGAGTGCACGACCTCTCCGCCGTTGACTCCTGCTCCCGGCCCGATGTCGACCACCCAGTCGGCGGCTTCGATGGTCTCTTCGTCGTGCTCGACGACGATGAGGGTGTTGCCGAGGTCGCGAAGGGTGAGCAGGGTCTCGATCAGGCGCCGGTTGTCGCGCTGATGAAGCCCGATCGAGGGCTCATCGAGCACATAGAGCACCCCGGTGAGGCCTGATCCGATCTGGGTGGCGAGCCGAATGCGCTGCGCCTCACCTCCGGAGAGCGAGCCCGCGGAGCGGCTGAGGTTGAGGTAAGACAGCCCCACCTGCAGAAGGAAGTCCAAGCGCAGTCGGATCTCGCGGAGCACCTGCGCAGCGATCTTCGCCTCGCGCTCGGTCAGCACGAGCTTCTCCATGAAAGCGCGTGCGTCCGCGAGGCTGAGGTGCGACACCTCGGCGATCGAATGACCGTGCACCTTCACGGCGAGCACCTCCGGCTTGAGGCGATTGCCGTTGCAGACCGGGCACGGAACCTCGCGCAGATACTCGCCCCAGCGCGCACGCTGGGTGTCGGACTCGGCCTGTGCGTACTGGCGTTCGATGTACGGCACGACACCCTCGAACCCCGACGCGTACCGCATCTCGCGTCCGTACCGGTTCTTCCACTTGACGGTGACCTTGTAGTTGTCGCCTCTCAGCACCGCGTCTTGCACATCGACGCGAAGGTCTTTCCAGGGGGTGTCCAGGGAGAAGTTCAGATCGGCGGCCAGTCCCTCGAGCAGGCGCTCGTAGTACTGGAACAGGCCCTTCCCCTGTGTGGTCCACGGGATGATGGCACCCTCGCGGATCGAAAGCTCCTCGTCGCCGAGCATAAGGTCGACGTCGACGGACATGCGTGTGCCGAGGCCCGAGCATGCCGGGCATGCGCCGAAGGGGGCGTTGAACGAGAACGTGCGCGGCTCGATCTCGGTGAGCGTGATCGGATGGCCGTTCGGGCACGCGAGCTTCTCGGAGAAGGACTGCCAGGCGTCGTCGCCTTCTTCGTCCACAAAATTCACCTGCATGACGCCGCCCGCGAGCCCGAGCGCCGTCTCCACCGAGTCGGTGACGCGCCCGAGGATGTCGTCCGACGCCACGAGGCGGTCGACCACCACGGCGATGTCGTGCTTGTAGCTCTTCTTCAGCGCCGGCGGCTCCGCGAGCTGGATGAGCTCACCGTCGACGATCGCCCGGGAGTAGCCCTTCGCCCCCAGTTCGCGGAAGAGGTCGACGAACTCCCCCTTCTTCTGGGAGACGACGGGAGCGACGATCTGGTAACGGGTGCGCTCTGGCAGGGCCATGAGCTGGTCGGCGATCTGCTGCACCGTCTGGCGTTGGATCTTCTCGCCGCACTCAGGGCAGTGCGGCACGCCGATGCGCGCCCACAGCAGTCGCATGTAGTCGTAGATCTCGGTGATGGTACCGACCGTCGAACGCGGATTCCGGTTGGTCGACTTCTGGTCGATCGAGACGGCGGGACTCAATCCTTCGATGAAGTCGACGTCTGGCCGGTCGACCTGACCGAGGAACTGCCGCGCGTACGCGCTCAACGATTCGACGTAGCGGCGCTGACCCTCGGCGAAGATCGTGTCGAACGCGAGACTGGATTTTCCCGACCCGGACAGCCCCGTGAACACCACGAGGGAGTCGCGGGGGATGTCGATGTCGACGTTCTTCAGATTGTGGACGCGGGCACCGCGAACACTGAGTTTTCCTGGGGTTGCAACCGGGACGATAGGCACCGTCCAAGTCTACGAGGGGCCACGGACACTGGCTCCTCTCAGGCCTCCGCGGGCCCGACGATCTCGGCGGGCCCCGCCTTGGTGGCGCGTTCGGCATCGGGACGGCGGCGGCCTGCGAAGCGCGCGAGGCCGTCTCGCAGCGCACCGATCTCCTCGAGGTCCATGCCGACCGCCGCCATGACGCGACCGGGCACCGCCAGCGCCCGCTCGCGAAGCGATCGGCCCGCATCGGTGAGCGTGATGTCGAGCCGCCGCTCATCCTCCGCGTTGCGCTGTCGCACGATGAGACCATCGGCCTCGAGACGCTTGACGAGGGGCGACGCCGTCGCCGGCTCGAGCGCCAGCGCAGCCGCCAGATCGTTGAGGGATCGCGGCGATTCCTCCCACAGAGCCAGCATCACGAGGTACTGCGGGTGGGTCAGCCCGAGCGGCTCGAGGATCGGGCGATAGACCGACACCACAGTGCGCGCCGCCGTCACGAGGGCGAAGCACAGCTGGTTCTCGAGAGCAAGGGGATCGTCAGGTGCCGGCACGGCACAACGATACAGCCACCCTAATAGTTAGTACACTAAGGATCATGACGGACTCCGACCGGCTCCCCCTCCGCGACCGCATCCGTGAGGCGGGCGGTCTCTACAGCTGGATCAACCGAAACCTCATCCGCTTCGCGGGACCGGCATCCGTCGGACCGTATGAGAAGACGCCCCCGCCCAGCGCTGCCGAGAGGGCTGAACGTGCCTGTCCCCTCTGCGGCGCTCCGATGAGGCAGCATGAGATCGATCGTTCCGGGCCGAAGCCGCTGATGCACTGCCCGTGAGCACGCTGACGCACTGACCGTGAGCAGGCTGATGCAGTGCCCGTGAGCAGGAGCGCACGTGCGGCGCGGGCCGGGTGGGACCGCACCGATGGCATCGAGCAGCGCCGCAGCCGGCACGCGTCGCTCCCCTCGGACCGGCTTCCCCGCGCCGCATGACGTCGGCCGTCGTCGTGCTCCCGCGCCACGTCGAGCCAGAACATCAATGCCTGGTCATCCGCGATGACCGCTGGTGCGACGTCCAGCCAGCGAGCGCTCATCGTCCTGGCCCCCATCGCCGCCGGAGAGACACCCGACCGCACGCTCAGCGCAGCACCCTGTTCCTCGGCCACACGCACGAGGAGCACGCCGCCTGCTCGCGCGCCCACGAGAATCCGCCCGTCGACGAGGAACGTGCGGCTGCCGAACATCCGTCTCTCCTCAACCGCGGGGTCGGCGCCGAGCAACGCCTTGATCCGGTCAGCGAGCTCCTCCCCTGCAGCGTCCATGAACGGCGCACCTCTCAGGCGTGGCCCGCGCGTTCCATGGCGCGGAGTTCCTTCTTGAGGTCCTGCACCTCGTCACGCAGTCGCGCGGCCAACTCGAACTTGAGCTCGGCGGCAGCCGCCAGCATCTGGTCGGAAAGGTCCTGAATGGTCGCCTCGAGCTGCTGCGCCCCTTCGGCGGCGATGCCGGTGCGGCGCAGGTTGGGCGTCGGGGACTTACCCTTGCCCGATGCGCGTCCGCGTCCGGACATCATGTCGGCGGTGTCGGCACCTTCCCGCGCCAGGACCTCCGTGATATCGGCGATCCGCTTCCGCAGCGGTTGCGGGTCGATGCCGTTGGCCTTGTTGTAGGCGATCTGCTTCTCGCGACGTCTCTCGGTCTCTTCGATGGCCTTCGCCATGGAATCGGTCATGTTGTCCGCGTACATGTGGACCTGACCGGAGACGTTTCGAGCCGCACGGCCGATCGTCTGGATGAGAGAGGTCCCGGAGCGCAGGAATCCCTCCTTGTCGGCGTCGAGGATTGCGACGAGGGAGACTTCGGGAAGGTCGAGACCCTCTCGGAGAAGGTTGATGCCGACGAGAACGTCGTACACCCCGGCCCTGAGCTCGCTCAGCAGCTCGACGCGCCGCAGCGTATCGACGTCCGAATGCAAGTACCGCACCCGGACCCCGTGCTCACCGAGGAAGTCGGTGAGCTCCTCGGCCATCTTCTTGGTGAGCGTCGTGACGAGCACCCGTTCGTCGCGCTCGACCCGGAGACGGATCTCCTCGAGAAGATCGTCGATCTGACCCTTAGACGGCTTCACGACGATCTCCGGATCGACGAGGCCGGTCGGGCGGATGATCTGCTCCACGACACCGTCCGCAATACCCATCTCGTACTTGCCGGGAGTGGCCGACAGATACACGGTCTGCCCGATGCGGTTCTTGAACTCGTCCCAGCGGAGCGGACGGTTGTCCATCGCACTCGGCAGCCTGAAGCCGTGGTCGACGAGCGTGCGCTTACGCGACGCGTCGCCCTCGTACATGGCTCCGATCTGCGGCACGGTCACATGCGACTCATCGATGACGAGGAGGAAGTCGTCGGGGAAGAAGTCGAGGAGCGTGTGCGGCGGCTCGCCCGGCGCACGTCCGTCGAGGTGCCGTGAGTAATTCTCGATGCCGGAGCAGAATCCGAGCTGCTGGAGCATCTCGAGGTCGAACGTCGTGCGCATTCGAAGCCGCTGCGCCTCGAGGAGTTTGCCCTGACGCTCGAGCTCGGCCAGCCGCTCCGCCAGCTCGGTCTCGATCGTGCCGATCGCACGCTGGATCACATCCGTCCCGGCGACGTAGTGCGACGCGGGGAAGATCGGCACGGAATCGAGCTTCTCGATGACCTCCCCGGTGAGCGGATGCAGGGAATAGAGCGCCTCGATCTCGTCGCCGAAGAGCTCGATGCGGATCGCGTGCTCTTCGTAGACGGGGATGATCTCGATCGTGTCCCCGCGCACGCGGAAGTTCCCCCGCGAGAAGTCCACATCGTTGCGGTTGTACTGCATCGAGATGAACTGCCTGATCAGCGCGTCCCTGTCATACCGCTCGCCCACCTGCAGCGCGACCATCGCGCGCAGGTACTCTTCTGGGGCGCCGAGGCCGTAGATGCACGAGACGGTCGACACGACCACCACGTCGCGCCGGCTGAGGAGCGAGTTCGTCGTGGAGTGCCGCAGCCGCTCGACCTCGGCATTGATCGACGAATCCTTCTCGATGAACGTATCGGTCTGCGGCACATAGGCCTCGGGCTGGTAGTAGTCGTAGTACGACACGAAGTACTCGACGGCGTTGTTCGGCATCAGCTCACGGAACTCGTTCGCGAGCTGTGCCGCCAGGGTCTTGTTATGCGCCAGCACCAGTGTCGGACGCTGAACCTGTTCCACGAGCCAGGCCGTCGTCGCGGACTTCCCCGTTCCGGTCGCACCCAGCAGCACGACATCCGTCTCACCCGCGTTGATCCGCGCCGCAAGCTCCGCGATGGCCTGCGGCTGGTCACCGGCCGGCGCATACTCACTGACGACCTCGAACGGACGGACACTGCGCGTGGGTTGCATACATCCAGCGTAGGCCGGGCCACCGACATCGGCTCCGTGGCCACCTGAGCCTAGAGTGGTGACGTGATCGAGTTCGTGATCGGCACCGGCCTCGCAGCATCCGCCGGTCTGAACGCATGGATGCCGCTGTTCCTGCTCGGACTGGCCGACCGGCTCCTTCCAGCCGTGCACCTCCCCTCCGGCTGGGCATGGCTGTCCGGCGACCTCGCACTGTGGATC
This Microbacterium sp. XT11 DNA region includes the following protein-coding sequences:
- the uvrA gene encoding excinuclease ABC subunit UvrA, with the translated sequence MPIVPVATPGKLSVRGARVHNLKNVDIDIPRDSLVVFTGLSGSGKSSLAFDTIFAEGQRRYVESLSAYARQFLGQVDRPDVDFIEGLSPAVSIDQKSTNRNPRSTVGTITEIYDYMRLLWARIGVPHCPECGEKIQRQTVQQIADQLMALPERTRYQIVAPVVSQKKGEFVDLFRELGAKGYSRAIVDGELIQLAEPPALKKSYKHDIAVVVDRLVASDDILGRVTDSVETALGLAGGVMQVNFVDEEGDDAWQSFSEKLACPNGHPITLTEIEPRTFSFNAPFGACPACSGLGTRMSVDVDLMLGDEELSIREGAIIPWTTQGKGLFQYYERLLEGLAADLNFSLDTPWKDLRVDVQDAVLRGDNYKVTVKWKNRYGREMRYASGFEGVVPYIERQYAQAESDTQRARWGEYLREVPCPVCNGNRLKPEVLAVKVHGHSIAEVSHLSLADARAFMEKLVLTEREAKIAAQVLREIRLRLDFLLQVGLSYLNLSRSAGSLSGGEAQRIRLATQIGSGLTGVLYVLDEPSIGLHQRDNRRLIETLLTLRDLGNTLIVVEHDEETIEAADWVVDIGPGAGVNGGEVVHSGPYNALLGEKASMTGDYLSGRREIPTPAKRRKVDRKRMLTVVGARENNLKNVTAEFPLGLLTAVTGVSGSGKSSLVNDILYRVLASRLNGARTVPGKHTRVSGLDNLDKVVHVDQAPIGRTPRSNPATYTGVFDRIRTLFSETPEAKVRGYQPGRFSFNVKGGRCEACSGDGTIKIEMNFLPDVYVDCEVCHGKRYNRDTLAVHYKGKNIAEVLEMPIAEAAEFFEPIQSIHRYMKTLVDVGLGYVRLGQSATTLSGGEAQRVKLATELQRRSNGRSIYVLDEPTTGLHFEDVRKLLEVLNGLVDKGNTVIVIEHNLDVIKSADWVIDLGPEGGSGGGQILATGTPEQIARVEESHTGRFLAEILGEGRSARKAS
- the uvrB gene encoding excinuclease ABC subunit UvrB, translated to MQPTRSVRPFEVVSEYAPAGDQPQAIAELAARINAGETDVVLLGATGTGKSATTAWLVEQVQRPTLVLAHNKTLAAQLANEFRELMPNNAVEYFVSYYDYYQPEAYVPQTDTFIEKDSSINAEVERLRHSTTNSLLSRRDVVVVSTVSCIYGLGAPEEYLRAMVALQVGERYDRDALIRQFISMQYNRNDVDFSRGNFRVRGDTIEIIPVYEEHAIRIELFGDEIEALYSLHPLTGEVIEKLDSVPIFPASHYVAGTDVIQRAIGTIETELAERLAELERQGKLLEAQRLRMRTTFDLEMLQQLGFCSGIENYSRHLDGRAPGEPPHTLLDFFPDDFLLVIDESHVTVPQIGAMYEGDASRKRTLVDHGFRLPSAMDNRPLRWDEFKNRIGQTVYLSATPGKYEMGIADGVVEQIIRPTGLVDPEIVVKPSKGQIDDLLEEIRLRVERDERVLVTTLTKKMAEELTDFLGEHGVRVRYLHSDVDTLRRVELLSELRAGVYDVLVGINLLREGLDLPEVSLVAILDADKEGFLRSGTSLIQTIGRAARNVSGQVHMYADNMTDSMAKAIEETERRREKQIAYNKANGIDPQPLRKRIADITEVLAREGADTADMMSGRGRASGKGKSPTPNLRRTGIAAEGAQQLEATIQDLSDQMLAAAAELKFELAARLRDEVQDLKKELRAMERAGHA
- a CDS encoding MarR family winged helix-turn-helix transcriptional regulator — protein: MPAPDDPLALENQLCFALVTAARTVVSVYRPILEPLGLTHPQYLVMLALWEESPRSLNDLAAALALEPATASPLVKRLEADGLIVRQRNAEDERRLDITLTDAGRSLRERALAVPGRVMAAVGMDLEEIGALRDGLARFAGRRRPDAERATKAGPAEIVGPAEA